AGATGTCTTCATGAAAATAGTCAATTTAACCAATACTAAAATTCAACTGGTTCTAAAAATCTAGATAGATTTTTGAAATGGTTCCTTTTTTTTAGGCGATGCAAAATAAGTCCACTGCGATTTACAATGTGTCTCTCGTTATTGGCAAAAACATGAATGAAACGCTATCTTTTTCCTCACTTTGATTACACTATAATCCATTCAACAAAACAAAGCCTAATGATACAAATTACGGAATCAGTTTAACTATATTTTAGTTGTGTTTTCCACTCAAATAGTCAAATGATATATATGCACGAGACAGAGACTTAGCTCTATGGTTCCTGGCTGAGGCACTGTGCAGCCTTATTCCAAATTTGACTCGCACATCATACTCTTCTGATGCAAGGTTCCCCCATCCATGTCCGATATGGCAATATGTTTTAATAGAATACACAATTTTATAAAGGATTATGTTGACACACCCCCACCCAACATTGTACATGTAAAGACAATTATTACAACACAAGCACAATATATACATGTGACCTGAGGATCAGAATCCAAAATAATGAATAACCACAGGAGCATCGAACGAGATGGCATTCCATGATTCTGCCTGAGGATTCTTGTACTAAGGGATGCAAAACCACATGGTCCAACTCAGCGGTCTTCCCTTTGGACAGCATTTGGATCTGACATCATGTCCATCATCATTTTCTCAGGAGAATCTTCCCAATTCGCAAATGTTTTCAAGTCAACCTACAAAGTAGCATGAAACAACTGTTACATCTGTACCAAAATTGAACTTGGTTGCAACAAGTCAACAACAAAATAGGTCAAACTAGGATATACTTTTCGTCTTTGTTCATTGAAGAGTTCTTCTCTCCTTTTGTACGAGCTTTGCACTTCCTTTGCTACTTCCCCTCCAAGTCCCCAGACTTCCACTTCTGAAATCACAGCTTCAACGGCTAGGAAACCCTGAAACAATAACTAATCAACAGAAGCTCGGAAATACGAGACACAATTAACTTAAATTGGACAGCCATGAAGAATTCCTAAGATGGTCATTCTCTTTTCGTTGAGGAAGACCAGAAGTTACTTTTTATGCAAGCATTACTCATTATAGGTTTACAAAATTAAGGCATAGAGATCTACTTGATCCGGAAAGAGAGAACCACTACGGTAGGTTTTGTCAATAGCATGGTGGCGAATGGTCACTTTGGAAAAATCTTCTTCAATAAATATTCTCTCATTTCCTGGAGTTCCACCAAATGCAACTCCCACTGGTTTTGGATGCGCTTGGTACACCCTACCAGTAGGATGCAAGTGGCTATAAACAAAATTCTTTTCCTTACCTGCCAACAACAGCGTTTATAATTGTTTCAGCGTTTCATCAAAACTGCTCATATACCATGGAAGGGATGGGAAAAAGGCGGAAGAAAGGAATGTTAACACCTCTATGACATACCACTGGGTGGGAATGCACGAAACACAGGGCTTATTGAATATAAACATCCAGAAGCTCCATAGAAGGTATCCTTATTTTCAAGACCTTGACTTGTTAGGGCACCTATAACCCACTTCCTATCAGTGGAACTTCCCTCACGAGCATTTCCTGAACTTGCGGCAATCAAAATTAGCAGTGGACCCTTGTAACCTTCTACATGAGACCAAAATCTATTGAGGCCTCGTCCATGAGTAGATGACCTATAACAAAGTAAACTTTTATCAATAGTTATTTTCTTTCTCCATCTTGTATCTTTCAAAATCATGATTATGAACAAGAACTCAATAGAAAGAAAATCACCGCAACACCAAAATGGGTGATTGGGGTTATgctttttgaaaaataagaagggCCCAGAGACTAAAACACAGAACAGAAATATGAGACTGATTAAGGGTTAGCGATGCAAACCGATAAAGAAGGTTTTTATCCATTCCACTTCCACTGCATAAAAATACTCTTGAAATCTCATCATTTACTGTACTTTTTTGTGTGATAGATATTGCCCACGCTCTTCCTTGGGTTAAAATATAATCACATGCTGCTGCAGATGAAATATCTCCAGTAGAGGAATTCAAATATTCCAATTGATCCTGCCATTCAGAATAGCAGCTTCTTATTAGTGCATCTTACAACACGTCAACACCTAAGAACTAGATGTAACATTTTTACCTTAAAAGGACTATTGGTAAAAAGATAGGTGCTATATTGCTACAATGGTTAacaatacaatagcaaaaaatGTAATGTGCACACGCCAAAAACAAACTACCAAATCAACCACAATTTGTGtatgaatatatatattatttaactaatttttaatgtgtattttatattctctgatatattttttttaggtgGCTGATTTAGTGGATGCTTTGCTTTTAATATTTTGAATCTTTGCCTAATTTCATCAAATCACAACTTACCCCTGCCATTTGTATTCTTGCATGAAAATACTGCCTTAAGCAATCTGGAAGACATGGCACCGTACTCATAACCCAAGTAACAAACTTCCCTGCAGGAAGTTCAACTCCCAAACTTGATACATCACAATCCCACACATTGAAGCCACCCTCAACTTTGCCACAAGATGTGATCGCTGACAACACCAAATGGCTAAGATCAGGTAACCTAACATTCCCTTTCCTTTCAGAATTTCCCAAATTTCTACAATCCCAAGACATAACCCAACACAcgtaaagaagaagaagcacgtCACTCGGAAGAAGGTGACCATTAATCTTGCATTCATCATCCTCAGACTCAAACACCAAATGCAGAGGCACATTCGCTTTCAAAGCCATTGCAGCAAACACTCTGAAAAGCATGTTGAGTGAAACAGACGCAGAAACCCTAGCACAGCACTTATTGAAGCCATTAACGAACTGAAGCCAATCGATTCCACCTTTGCCGGGAACGAAAAATTGATCGACGATTGAGGAACCTAAGTGATCCAACAAAACCGGAAACGAAGCCGGGACGCTGTTGCCGGAGTAGGTTCGATCTTCGCGTGCGAAACCGAAGCATTGCTGAAAAGAACGTGCTTTGCAAGTtagaaatcaaaggaagagaaaaagaagagtaAGAAGTGGTGTGTGTGAGAGAGTAGTTACCGCACCGGAAGATTTTCGAAGGGGACGGCATTAGTTTGGGGATTGGAGAGGTTGGAGAAGGCTTTGTGGAGGAGTGGGAGAGCACCGGTGGAGGCTGCGACGGATTCTGCCTCCCTTTGTTCGGCGGAAACCGCGGGCTCTGTAGACTGAGACGCTCCCATCGGCAGCGTAAAAGATCagatttagtttttagtttagtttattGTTTTCGCCAACTGAGAATGTGGCGGTGGCACCTGATCTTGCCAAAACGAGGAAAGTACGTGGCACGTTTATATTCTAGTTGCGTATAACTATTTACTTTCTCTAACGTTctataacttaaaaaaaaaacaaatcaaTACACAAAGTAGTATCTGAACAAACAGTTGATCAAGGCTCAATTTTTTTGATATAGAGGCtttgtgtgtgttttttctggATATGGAGTCATGGAGGCGCCATTCAAATATATGGGACAGCTTTTTTGTTAGTGTCAGGTTCAAGAACTCGAATCGTGCGATTTGTTTGAGTTTTAAGTTTGGCATAGTAAATCAGTAGGTCCGATTTGAGGAGGAAGAGATTTTGGAATTTCGAAAGGTGGTAATCGTACCTTCCGAGTTATTAGTAGtgttgatttttttcttttttgtgttgTGTTATGAAATCAGAGGGTCCGAgctgaattttttattatttttttgaattcactaaAGGTATTTGCATGGTCTGATTTGGTTGGGACTTTAAATAAAAGTTGGTAAAAACTGGATCAGAACAACAACTCgcatcttcttctccttcttgaaCGGTTCTTTTTTCTGGTTTTTAGTTTCTCTGTTTCTTACTTGTTTGGCATAATAGCTAAACATCTAAAACCCAAGTTTATGAGCTTGTTAATGTGATTGAGAGAAATGAGTAACAGAATTTTATTGAAGGTGTATTATTTTGGTCAGATTTTGTTACAAACATCTGAAAGAGTAACATTTGTTTGTGAAAATTCATTAGATGTTGTGATTCCTTTCACAATCTCATTTGAAGAGCTCAAAAGTGTGATCTGTGAAAAGATTCATTCTGAGAGGACAAGAAGAATATCATGTATTCTATATAGATATCCTATACAAGTGTTTGGTGGATTCGTCCAGTTTCAAACCAAATATGTAACGGACGAAGCGAGCATGCAAGATATGTTTTCCATGTATATTGAAAATCGGAGTCAACTCTCGTTCATCGAGTTGTATGTTGAGTTTGAGCAATCTGAGGCCGACCAGAATATTCTACGGGAAGATTACAATAGTGACAGTGAAGAAGAGTTCGAAAGCAACTACGAAGTTGTTGGTGCAGATGGAGATGAGGTTCAAGGTGACGGAGCTATGGCTCCGGATGTGTCTGATGTGGCAACTACACTGGCAAACGATGTGCCGTTTGAGGAGCCATCATTCATGCGAGTTTTGGATTTGGAAGCCATGCATGTTCCGGAATTTCCGGATTATATCAGTGCAGGTATGTAATTCTCCGTATTTATAAGAAGGattagaattttttaataatttatcttGATAGTTAGACCAAGTAGCTAAGTGAGGTGTGAAAATATACTCGATCagtatttatttttgtttaccTGTTTGTGTATTTAACTTTAAGATAGTAAATTTATTAGGAAGTTATTGAATTAGTTGAatataaattagaatttattggTTAATTAGTAAATTAGTTAAATATCTGTTAGTATTTATGAGTTAATTTAGTAAATTAAGTAAATATAAATTGGTATTTATTAGTATTTATtagtaaattagtaaattatattaatataaattagtatttattagtatagaatagtaaactagtaaattagttaaattaaaattagtatcTGTTAGTAGATTAGTTGAATATAAATAAGTATTTGTTAGTAAATTAGTTAAATATAAATAGTTTGGAGGTTTTTATCATAATTGATGCAGTAAAAATTGTTTTACGTTTATTTTCGATGTTTAAATATTTGTGTTTTTAAAATTGGTTGTATGGTTGTCCTAGTGGCAGAAATTCCTTTTGTCGCAGATGGTGAATTTGTTGTTGAGATGGAATTCAGTTCTAGGGAAGCTGTTATTAAAGCGATAAAAGAGTATACTATACGAAGAAGCGTAGACTACTGGGTGTATGAGTCTGAGCCGTTGACATTTTATGCGAAGTGTACACAGTATGGGTTAGGGTGTGATTGGCTTATCCGGGTTAGCATGATCAGCCGGAAGTACTGTTGGGTTATAAGGAGGTATAATGGAATCACACATGTACCAGAGCCACAATTTCTCAGGATCATTCGAAGCTGAATTCGACCTAAATTGCAGAAGAAATTAAGCCGTTGGTTGAGGCAGACCCCGCCTTGAAGGTAAAATCGGTTATAGCAGAGGTGCAATCGAAGTTCAACTACACTATTAGTTATCGGAAAGCATGGTTGGCTAAGCAAAAGACAGtggaaaaaatatttggaggcTGGGAAGCATCGTACGAAGCGTTGCCTATATGGTTTGAGGCCATGTGGCACAAGGAGCCATCAGCTGTTGTTCATTTTGAGACTATGCCTGCATATCAAGGCGATGACTTAGTGACTGATATTCGGGTGTTGCATCGTGTCTTCTGGAGTTATTACCCCTGCATTAGAGCATTCAGACATTGTAAGCCAGTTGTCCAGGTGGATGGGACTCACTTGTACGGAAAGTACAAGGGTTGTCTACTAGTGGCAGTGTCACAGGATGACAACAACAATATCGTCCTAATTGCGTTTGCAATTATGGAGGGAGAGACTTCAGATGCGTGGCACTTTTTCCTGAGTAACCTTCGTCAGCATGTTGTCACTCGGGATGGTGTGGGACTGATATCCGACGGTCACGAATCCATAAATGCAGCTGTGGAAAGGAGTAACGGGGCTTGGTCACCTCCTAGAGCTTTTCATATGTTTTGCATCAGGCATATAGAGTCGAATTTTCTGAGAAAATTCAAGGCGCCGTACTTGCAAAAACTAGTCGTCAACATAGGTAGTGCTCAGTAAAGCTAATTAATTTAGTAACAAAGTTCCCTTCAATAAGTGTGTTGACTTCTTTTGTTTCatatatttctttttatcctgCAGGATATTCGAGGACGGTGCGGGAGTACGAGGTGCGTTACCAGCGTTTACGAGAACGGGGCGAGGCCTTCACTGACTGGTTAAACCGAATCCCCCGAGAACAGTACGCGTTGGCTTTTGATGGTGGATATCGATGGGGTCAAATGACGACGAATCTAGTGGAATGCATCAATTTAGTATTGAAGGGTGCACGCAATCTCTCCGTGACTGCCCTTGTGAAGGCAACATTCTACAGGCTTAACGAGTTGTTTCCTCAAAAAAGAGCGGAGGCGGAAGCTCGGATTAATGCTGGCCATATGTTTTCTGATGTCGTGACCTCGAAGTTGCATGCAAACTAACTTGCATCAGGAAACATTCAGGTTAGTTGCTTTGACCGGCAGAATGAGGTCTTTGAGGTGCGTGAGATGCCAAGTGGACTGGAGTTTGCAGTGGACCTACGTGGCCTTCGATGTGACTGTGGTGAGTTCCAGGTGGACCGGATCCCCTGTCGACATGTCTTTGCATGTTGTGCCAACCAGCGACTAGATTGGCAAGTGTATGTTCATGATGTGTATAAGATGGACCAAGTTCGGCGGGGGTACCGAGCAAGGTTTAGGCCACTAGGTAACCCCACTACATGGCCTGCTTACAACGGACCTCGGTTCATCCCAAATCCGTTCCTGAGACGCGTCATGAAAGGTCGCCCCAAAATGACGCGCttcttgaatgagatggacacGCGAATGTTACGTTGGCCTAGGCCCCAACTACTTTCTCATTCCCCACTTTACATCCTTCACGaagttcttgcatttttttacGGCCTTTTTGAACACATATGGAGTGTAGCGATTAGCGCTACGACGTGGCGGATCAATCCTGAGATTGTAACCTTTGCCTTTGTCATCCAGAGTGTGTGCCTGACCTgtatacaaaataataaaaacaattaaatatTGTGACATTAGGTAGTCAAACCAACATGGATACAACATATCATTTAGTAAAACCACACAGAAATACCATTTATGAACACAAAATGAATACCTAATCGAACATGTAAAGCAAAATACAAAACATAATACCATCATTGCGGGATTTCTCATCCTCATCGAACTCCTCTATTTCATCCTCCTCATCATCGTCCTCGTTATCCGGGTCATCTACTAGATACGCATTGGTCTCTTGCTCGAGTGTGTTAGCATCTTCTTAAAGAGGTCTCATGAAAATACGATTAGGATTTTGACTATTAAGAACTCCGCGTCCACCTTCACTTCTACTAGAGTCAATAGATACGAACCCTCCAGAAGCGACCGATGAGGTATGGCACGGGAGCCTCGCATCCAATGAATACCTACCTGCCAGAAACTCAAGATGATTG
This sequence is a window from Arachis stenosperma cultivar V10309 chromosome 10, arast.V10309.gnm1.PFL2, whole genome shotgun sequence. Protein-coding genes within it:
- the LOC130955570 gene encoding uncharacterized protein LOC130955570; amino-acid sequence: MGASQSTEPAVSAEQREAESVAASTGALPLLHKAFSNLSNPQTNAVPFENLPQCFGFAREDRTYSGNSVPASFPVLLDHLGSSIVDQFFVPGKGGIDWLQFVNGFNKCCARVSASVSLNMLFRVFAAMALKANVPLHLVFESEDDECKINGHLLPSDVLLLLYVCWVMSWDCRNLGNSERKGNVRLPDLSHLVLSAITSCGKVEGGFNVWDCDVSSLGVELPAGKFVTWVMSTVPCLPDCLRQYFHARIQMAGDQLEYLNSSTGDISSAAACDYILTQGRAWAISITQKSTVNDEISRVFLCSGSGMDKNLLYRSSTHGRGLNRFWSHVEGYKGPLLILIAASSGNAREGSSTDRKWVIGALTSQGLENKDTFYGASGCLYSISPVFRAFPPSGKEKNFVYSHLHPTGRVYQAHPKPVGVAFGGTPGNERIFIEEDFSKVTIRHHAIDKTYRSGSLFPDQGFLAVEAVISEVEVWGLGGEVAKEVQSSYKRREELFNEQRRKVDLKTFANWEDSPEKMMMDMMSDPNAVQREDR
- the LOC130957422 gene encoding uncharacterized protein LOC130957422 yields the protein MQDMFSMYIENRSQLSFIELYVEFEQSEADQNILREDYNSDSEEEFESNYEVVGADGDEVQGDGAMAPDVSDVATTLANDVPFEEPSFMRVLDLEAMHVPEFPDYISAEEIKPLVEADPALKVKSVIAEVQSKFNYTISYRKAWLAKQKTVEKIFGGWEASYEALPIWFEAMWHKEPSAVVHFETMPAYQGDDLVTDIRVLHRVFWSYYPCIRAFRHCKPVVQVDGTHLYGKYKGCLLVAVSQDDNNNIVLIAFAIMEGETSDAWHFFLSNLRQHVVTRDGVGLISDGHESINAAVERSNGAWSPPRAFHMFCIRHIESNFLRKFKAPYLQKLVVNIGYSRTVREYEVRYQRLRERGEAFTDWLNRIPREQYALAFDGGYRWGQMTTNLVECINLVLKGARNLSVTALVKATFYRLNELFPQKRAEAEARINAGHMFSDVVTSKLHAN